Proteins from a genomic interval of Nocardia sp. BMG51109:
- a CDS encoding NAD(P)-dependent oxidoreductase, with protein MTTSNPNAQSDPEAQSPGPVLVTGAFGFVGPSVVRALAADGTRVVATDIDTPANRNAGRRLMSLPSVEVRWADLTRPAQVETLLKAVAPAAIVHLAAVIPPRCYRRRELARAVNIDGTETLLTAAAALPDPPRFVQASSIAVYGPRNPHRDNGVLEPDTPVRPADLYGAHKVEVEELVRESELEWVILRLGGVLSVELSLGTDTDLLTLEAALPADNRIQTVDVRDVAAAFRAAITTDSVRETFLVAGDESHRLVQSEVGSALAEAMGLSGGLPKGRPGDPDNDEAWFATDWMDTTRSQEVLAYQQHSFPDMVNELRAKAGPKRYLLRVLAPLVREFMQRRSPYRDAPGTFADPWTAVRSRLGDPDPDQRVA; from the coding sequence ATGACCACGTCGAATCCGAACGCACAATCGGATCCCGAAGCGCAGTCGCCCGGACCCGTGCTGGTGACCGGGGCATTCGGATTCGTCGGCCCGTCCGTCGTGCGGGCACTGGCCGCGGACGGCACCCGCGTGGTGGCCACCGATATCGATACCCCGGCCAATCGCAACGCCGGGCGGCGGCTGATGAGCCTGCCGTCGGTCGAGGTGCGCTGGGCCGACCTGACCAGGCCGGCGCAGGTCGAGACCCTGCTGAAGGCCGTCGCGCCGGCCGCGATCGTGCACCTGGCCGCCGTCATTCCGCCGCGGTGCTACCGCCGCCGCGAGCTGGCCCGCGCGGTCAACATCGACGGCACCGAGACGCTGCTGACCGCGGCGGCCGCGCTACCGGATCCGCCGCGTTTCGTGCAGGCGTCGAGCATCGCGGTCTACGGCCCGCGCAACCCCCATCGCGACAACGGTGTGCTGGAACCGGATACGCCGGTCCGGCCGGCGGATCTGTACGGCGCGCACAAGGTCGAGGTCGAGGAGCTGGTGCGGGAGTCGGAGCTGGAGTGGGTGATCCTGCGGCTGGGCGGTGTCCTGTCGGTCGAGCTCAGCCTCGGCACCGATACCGACCTGCTCACCCTCGAGGCCGCGCTGCCCGCCGACAACCGGATCCAGACCGTGGATGTGCGCGATGTCGCGGCCGCGTTCCGGGCCGCGATCACCACCGACTCCGTCCGCGAGACCTTCCTGGTAGCGGGCGACGAATCGCACCGGCTGGTGCAGTCCGAGGTCGGTTCCGCCCTCGCCGAGGCCATGGGCCTGTCGGGCGGGCTGCCGAAGGGGCGGCCGGGCGATCCGGACAACGACGAGGCCTGGTTCGCGACCGACTGGATGGATACCACCCGTTCCCAGGAAGTGCTTGCCTACCAGCAGCATTCCTTCCCCGACATGGTGAACGAGCTGCGCGCCAAGGCGGGCCCGAAGCGCTACCTGCTGCGCGTCCTCGCGCCCCTGGTGCGGGAGTTCATGCAGCGGCGGTCGCCCTATCGCGACGCGCCCGGCACCTTCGCCGATCCGTGGACGGCGGTGCGGTCCC
- a CDS encoding SAM-dependent methyltransferase, whose amino-acid sequence MSEERSAPKGVNPSQPSSARVFDYLLGGKDNYEADRALAQRMLEIAPDTRTLAWFSRKFLTGATQLAAEEGVRQFVDMGAGLPTSPNVHEVAQKVDSAVRVASVDFDPIVFAHANAMLDGEPDVTAILGDFRDPRNLLHRLRTEAKIDLDQPIAMLVVGVLHYIMDDEKPADLLAVYREAMAPGSYLAFTHGSTETADEFIDRTTTAAHGSPSQVVYRSAAQVEALLGGFEILDPGIVPIQKWIGDDLPTTRLELLGGICRKPG is encoded by the coding sequence GTGTCGGAAGAGAGGTCAGCGCCGAAGGGCGTCAATCCGTCTCAGCCGAGCTCCGCCCGGGTGTTCGATTATCTACTCGGCGGCAAGGACAATTACGAGGCCGATCGAGCCCTGGCCCAGCGCATGCTGGAGATCGCGCCCGATACCCGCACACTGGCCTGGTTCAGCCGCAAATTCCTCACCGGCGCTACACAACTGGCCGCCGAGGAGGGGGTGCGGCAGTTCGTCGATATGGGTGCCGGACTTCCGACGTCGCCGAACGTGCACGAGGTGGCGCAGAAGGTCGATTCCGCGGTGCGGGTGGCCTCCGTCGATTTCGATCCCATCGTGTTCGCGCACGCCAACGCGATGCTGGACGGCGAGCCCGATGTGACGGCGATTCTGGGCGATTTCCGCGACCCGCGCAACCTCCTGCACCGCCTGCGGACCGAGGCGAAGATAGACCTCGATCAGCCGATCGCGATGCTGGTCGTCGGCGTTCTCCACTACATCATGGACGACGAGAAACCCGCCGACCTCCTCGCGGTGTACCGGGAGGCGATGGCACCGGGCAGCTATCTGGCCTTCACCCACGGATCCACCGAGACCGCCGACGAATTCATCGACCGGACCACGACCGCGGCCCACGGCAGTCCGTCCCAGGTCGTCTATCGGTCCGCGGCCCAGGTCGAGGCGCTCCTCGGCGGCTTCGAGATCCTCGATCCCGGCATCGTGCCCATTCAGAAATGGATCGGCGACGACCTGCCGACGACCAGGCTGGAACTGCTCGGCGGCATCTGCCGCAAGCCCGGCTGA
- a CDS encoding FadR/GntR family transcriptional regulator gives MSAQGTAAEQGLRVQRVQAAYRQVADQLKERIVGGELAPGTRLPSESELSRMFGASRSTIREALRLLASQNLINTTRGVTGGSFVSSPDVAAIAENLSGSLGLLVNNRNLTVAHLLEARLILEPVAARLAAERADEQALADLHRATTSTHQMAPARGFVVHWDFHEGLVAATGNPLLEVMCQPINEVLRGRLHRDRVERAAWDAVDHDHVGIYEAVASGDGAEAERLTRAHLLELRGIYEQMGDDAAD, from the coding sequence ATGTCGGCACAGGGGACGGCCGCCGAGCAGGGGCTGCGCGTACAGCGCGTGCAGGCCGCCTACCGGCAGGTTGCCGATCAGCTCAAGGAGCGGATCGTCGGCGGTGAGCTGGCGCCGGGCACCCGGCTGCCGAGCGAGTCCGAACTGTCGCGGATGTTCGGCGCCAGCCGCAGCACGATCCGCGAGGCGCTGCGCCTGCTGGCCAGCCAGAACCTGATCAACACCACCCGGGGCGTCACGGGCGGCAGCTTCGTCTCCTCGCCCGACGTGGCCGCCATCGCCGAAAACCTCAGCGGCTCATTGGGACTGCTGGTCAACAACCGGAACCTGACGGTCGCGCACCTCCTGGAGGCGCGCCTGATCCTGGAACCGGTCGCCGCGCGGCTGGCGGCCGAGCGCGCCGACGAACAGGCCCTGGCCGATCTGCACCGGGCGACCACCAGCACCCATCAGATGGCGCCCGCGCGCGGCTTCGTCGTGCACTGGGATTTCCACGAGGGGCTCGTCGCGGCCACCGGCAACCCGCTGCTGGAGGTGATGTGCCAGCCGATCAACGAGGTGCTGCGCGGCCGGCTGCACCGCGACCGGGTGGAGCGCGCCGCGTGGGATGCGGTCGACCACGATCACGTCGGCATCTACGAGGCCGTGGCGAGCGGCGACGGCGCCGAGGCCGAACGCCTTACCCGCGCCCACCTTCTCGAACTCCGCGGCATCTACGAGCAGATGGGCGACGACGCGGCGGACTGA
- a CDS encoding MmgE/PrpD family protein, which produces MTEQPGTPLAARVAAFAAETTAQNIPGEVLERARHLVLDSVGLAFASTAYPFSTTARDALTTFGTGDCPVLGTKDLLSPRDAAVLNGVLVHGLDFDDTHIPAVTHVSAAALPAALSAAVATDATGLDLLTAYILGIEVSARIGIAAHGAFHDIGFHPTGVAGAFGSAVAAGKLIGLDAAGLTIAQGVVGSMASGLLEFLEDGAWTKRLHPGWAAMSGLTAATFAQAGWTGPAAVYEGRFGLFNTHLADRERRPEAVAEGLGTHWELLRTAVKPYPVCHFIHAFADSARILREGNALRHGSTGAIQLGDIESVRCAIHPTPRKVVCEPEPNKWAPRSEYDAKFSLPYVVATVLARGRFTLAELDDAALADPDVLALARKVEVVDDADSAYPAAYSGAVEIRLTDGRTISHREQVNRGHDERPLTNAEIVEKFTDSMALATDTATAERVRSAVLGLGTGASAREFAEACRG; this is translated from the coding sequence TTGACCGAGCAGCCGGGCACCCCGCTGGCCGCACGCGTGGCCGCATTCGCCGCCGAGACCACGGCCCAGAACATCCCCGGCGAGGTGCTGGAGCGAGCGCGCCACCTGGTGCTGGATTCCGTCGGGCTCGCCTTCGCCTCGACGGCGTACCCCTTCAGCACGACCGCACGCGACGCGCTGACCACCTTCGGCACGGGTGACTGCCCGGTGCTCGGCACCAAGGACCTGCTGTCGCCGCGCGATGCGGCCGTGCTCAACGGTGTGCTGGTGCACGGGCTCGACTTCGACGACACCCACATCCCCGCGGTCACCCACGTCTCCGCCGCGGCGCTGCCCGCCGCGCTGTCGGCGGCGGTGGCGACCGATGCCACCGGGCTCGACCTGCTGACCGCCTACATCCTCGGCATCGAGGTCTCCGCCCGGATCGGCATCGCCGCGCACGGCGCGTTCCACGACATCGGCTTCCACCCCACCGGCGTGGCCGGCGCGTTCGGCAGCGCCGTCGCCGCCGGCAAGCTGATCGGCCTGGACGCGGCGGGGCTGACCATCGCCCAGGGTGTCGTCGGGTCGATGGCGTCGGGCCTGCTGGAATTCCTCGAGGACGGGGCATGGACCAAGCGGCTGCACCCCGGCTGGGCCGCCATGTCCGGGCTCACCGCGGCCACCTTCGCCCAGGCGGGCTGGACCGGCCCGGCGGCGGTCTACGAGGGCCGTTTCGGGCTGTTCAACACCCATCTGGCCGACCGGGAACGGCGGCCCGAGGCGGTGGCCGAGGGCCTGGGCACGCACTGGGAGCTGCTGCGCACGGCGGTCAAGCCGTACCCGGTGTGCCATTTCATCCACGCCTTCGCCGACAGCGCGCGAATTCTGCGGGAGGGCAACGCTCTTCGACACGGCAGCACCGGAGCCATACAGCTCGGTGACATCGAGTCGGTGCGGTGCGCGATCCATCCCACGCCGCGCAAGGTGGTGTGCGAACCGGAGCCGAACAAGTGGGCGCCGCGCTCGGAGTACGACGCGAAGTTCAGCCTGCCCTACGTGGTCGCCACCGTCCTGGCCCGCGGCCGGTTCACCCTGGCCGAACTGGACGATGCCGCCCTGGCCGATCCGGACGTGCTGGCGCTGGCCCGCAAGGTGGAGGTCGTCGACGACGCCGACAGCGCGTATCCGGCGGCCTATTCCGGCGCGGTCGAGATCCGGCTGACCGACGGCCGCACGATCAGCCACCGCGAACAGGTCAACCGCGGGCACGACGAGCGGCCGCTGACCAACGCCGAGATCGTCGAAAAGTTCACCGACAGCATGGCTCTGGCAACCGATACGGCGACGGCGGAACGGGTGCGAAGCGCCGTGCTCGGCCTCGGAACCGGCGCATCCGCCCGGGAGTTCGCCGAAGCCTGCCGCGGATAG
- a CDS encoding alpha/beta hydrolase yields the protein MRASVRAISAALATVAFACFVPAAAQADPPSDRDCRSFPFAVPQGQLAATLCLPPGQPTDTVMVLMSGSNYNGQYWDFPYEPETYNFRQAMNEAGYATLVVDRLGNGASSKPPALSLTANTTAEALHQIVRSARRGIAGAQPFGKVITVGHSLTSGTSVMEAAAHRDVDGVLLTGYSHAPSYGEILGVISSYYPAVNDPRFAGRGYDPNYLTTRPGSRMHDFFDPADADPAVVDLDEKTKEVFSLSEYPDGMLSMLPGMSSFIDAPVMIATGSKDRLSCGIGYAVCASSETLHAAEAPYFAPEARLRTFVLPGSGHSVNLARNTVDYQAAVVDWANSITGR from the coding sequence GTGCGAGCCTCGGTACGAGCAATTTCCGCCGCCCTGGCGACAGTGGCGTTCGCCTGTTTCGTGCCCGCCGCGGCCCAGGCCGATCCGCCGTCCGACCGGGATTGCCGGTCCTTTCCCTTCGCGGTGCCGCAGGGACAGCTGGCGGCGACGCTGTGCCTGCCGCCGGGACAGCCGACCGACACCGTGATGGTGCTGATGTCGGGCTCCAACTACAACGGCCAGTACTGGGACTTCCCGTACGAACCGGAGACCTACAACTTCCGGCAGGCGATGAACGAGGCCGGCTACGCGACGCTGGTGGTCGACCGGCTCGGGAACGGTGCCAGCAGCAAGCCGCCCGCCCTGTCGCTGACCGCGAACACCACGGCGGAGGCTCTGCACCAGATCGTCCGGTCGGCCCGGCGCGGGATCGCGGGCGCACAGCCGTTCGGCAAGGTCATCACCGTCGGCCACTCGTTGACGTCGGGCACCTCCGTCATGGAGGCCGCCGCCCACCGCGATGTCGACGGCGTGCTGCTGACGGGGTACTCGCACGCCCCCAGCTACGGCGAGATCCTCGGCGTGATCTCCAGCTACTACCCGGCCGTCAACGATCCGCGATTCGCCGGCCGCGGATACGATCCGAACTATCTGACCACCCGGCCCGGCTCTCGGATGCACGATTTCTTCGACCCCGCCGACGCCGACCCGGCGGTGGTCGACCTGGACGAGAAGACGAAGGAGGTCTTCTCGCTCAGCGAATATCCCGACGGGATGCTCTCCATGCTGCCGGGCATGTCGTCCTTCATCGACGCCCCGGTGATGATCGCCACCGGCAGCAAGGACCGGCTGTCCTGCGGCATCGGTTACGCGGTGTGCGCGAGTTCCGAGACGTTGCATGCCGCGGAGGCGCCGTACTTCGCGCCGGAGGCCCGGCTGCGCACCTTCGTGCTGCCCGGCAGCGGGCATTCGGTGAACCTCGCCCGCAACACGGTCGATTACCAAGCCGCCGTTGTCGATTGGGCGAACTCGATCACCGGGCGCTGA